The following nucleotide sequence is from Aedes aegypti strain LVP_AGWG chromosome 3, AaegL5.0 Primary Assembly, whole genome shotgun sequence.
gtgttttacttagaaaaatgtgctctttcgatcaaggtACAAAGATCCGGAAATTTTTAATctctaaacaacccaattgggtcctaaaatttttaataaaatcttgttttcatttaaaaaaccgaaagagcatgttaatttaactattttagcattttttcccgctcaaataacgactataAGAGCATCTTTAACGGGGGTGACTATTTGGGTGATTAAAATGATCACCCCTAGAGTTGTCATTTTAGTTTAGTCACTCATTCTCACACCGGTGGCTACCATATTTAGTAACTCGTTTCCGTACCGGTCGTTGCTTTTTGGGTTAACATATGAGTTGTAAAAATAATGGTGATCAATTCAGGTTGGGAATTTTTGTAACTCTGCTGGGATATCTATTATATTCTGGTGCGGAATTAAAAGAATTTTATCggaaatttttgagattgtttatgAATTCGATTGGATGCTAATTTGATTGGAACCCTTGCCAATTCTACCGGAATCCTTGTAAATCTTACAAGAAATATTGCAAATTTGACCGTAATTATGGTGAATCCGACTGGAATTCTTGGAATTCCGACttgaatccttgggattccaactggaatcctcgggattccgactggaatcctcgggattccgactggaatcctccgaATTCCCACTGGAATTCTTGTGATTTCGgttggaatcctcgggattcagaCTGGAGTCCTCGGGATTCTGATCAGAATGGGAAAGAGATTTTGATAAGAACAAcgactggaatccttgagattccgactggaattatAAGAATTTTGGAACTGGAATACCAGTCAGAATCCCGAGGACTCTAGtctgaatcccgaggattccagtcggaatccctaAGATTCCAGCcgaaatcccgaggattccagacgatatcccaaggattccagtcggaattcggaGGATTCCAGTCGTAATCCCAAGTATtctagtcggaatcccaagaattccagtcggaatcccaaggattccagtcggaatcccaaggattccagtcggaatcccaaggattccagtcggaatcccaaggattccagtcggaatcccaaggattccagtcggaatcccaaggattccagtcggaatcccaaggattccagtcggaatcccgtggattccagtcggaattctaaggattccagtcggaatcccaaaatCTCATAATTCTCCGAAATCGATAAATTCTTACGAGGATTTTCGAATatttcataaacttctatcggatttCCAAAAATTGCATCAGATTcctagtacaggtcggactcgattatccggagtatcgatttttttttcactccggataatcgaatcactacgaaaaaaattgaaatcttcgataaaagaacttaaatattatctttttgttgttgttttatttgtatgatgcggtggcgtagccagaaattatttctaggaacagtaggggtctttacaagaaaaacaaaactttgaccagcatacacaaaaaaccactttttcaaaccccctttttcttaaatacgttcaaaactgcaaaaccattcatattgtatattgcaataccaaattcagattcatgcataaaaattgaaaaacaagaacatcgaaaaacgaattccggataatcgagtctaaaattccggataatcgaatcccggataatcgagtccccggataatcgagtccgacctgtattcttatcaaaatcttgAAGGTTTACccgaatttccaaaattttgaaatttctacttCATGCGCATCATGCATCAGATTTCCAAAACTCCAACCAGAATTTCATATCCCACACCGTATGcttgaattcaaatcgaataGCAGCGCAACTATCGCGCTGCTAAATTTGCTCACCCGATGCTTTCCGAAAGCAGCGCTGTCATTTTGCTACCCTGGTTAGCAGCGCCCGGTACGGATCAGCGTAATGATACTGCGctatgtaatttagtttagtcgCGCACCGTTACGGTTGCTctaacatatttaaactttaatttaaaaattggatccataaatgaaccatgacacttgagatcatgtttgacgttcgcttagtcgacaaaaacaccacaggggttttagtttcaacactggggttgttcctatctgacatttcttaagggacacggaaatcaaaatacacccaaaatttgagtttaagcctaGGGGCGtagcaaaatctaaaaaaaatgttttttcgactcgaaccaacggaaaacattagaaaattgagtaaacatgtgtttttggcctaaacttaagcctttggcactaaaatcggaacagggctttaggaccctattattaccgagatatcagctgttgggttctcggcgaaaccgtttaagtgtgtagtaacgatcactattttacataATACCTTATTATAGTAGCCGTTACCATTTTGCGGTAAAAGAAACCATACTTGGAGGTAATTGTTACCATTTTACTACATAGTAAACATAAGAATAACTATGTAGTTGGACTCACTATACATTTTTTATCAGTGTATAATTTCAAACAACCTGCTAAGCACGCAGCCACTAAACAATCCAAAAATCGCACCGTTCGTAAAATCGACCTTTCACTGTACCGAACGCGCCCCCATCGGACAGCTGTCAGTAAACGCAAACTCGCTCGAACTTCCGCCCAACTGTCTGTGGTCGgctgttctgtcaaaatttGCTCCTTTCTCGCTCTTTTTCCGGGCATCTTTGATGTGCGAGTGAACACATTTCACTGTGAACGTAAAATAAATTCGCTGTAAGTGGTGTTTTTCTAGTGGAAATTGTGCCAAAATGTGGGGAAAAGATTCGGAAACCGGCACAGGATGGAATGACGGTGGAATTTCGGATAGTTATCGAGAAAATTGCGTCCAAATAGAGGCCAGAGTTGGCACCGCGAAATCCACTGATGATTGACACGAAGGAAAGATGTGTTGACAACCGCTTGATTCATAACCTGATGGAAGATTTGTGTACAGTGGAACGGATTTTGGATAACCGGAAGGATTCCAGCTAACAAAACATTCTAGTGGCCGTTCCCTTCCGAATCTTTATCCTTAAGTGGAGGCGAAACTTGAAGATTTTGTTGTAAGAAAGTGTTCCACGATTGTTTACGTTGGTGTCTCTATTGCAGATGGTTTTCGGATCAAAGGTGATCAAGGCCGGTGGCGCCGAGCCTGATGCTTTCGAGGGACAAATCGGCCAGGCTATCCTGGAGTTGGAGATGAACTCGGACCTGAAGCCACAGCTGCGTGATCTGTACATCACCCGCGCTCGTGAGATCGAGTTCAACAGCAAGAAGGTAAACAATTTGTTCCGTGTACGAAATTTAAACATAGTTTCGTAAAATACTGTTCTATGGTAAACTATTTTTAGCTGGGAGATAGTTTATTGAACCTCTGTATTATAATTTTAGGCTATCGTGATCTACGTCCCGGTGCCCAAGCAGAAGGCCTTCCAGAAGGTCCAAACCCGGCTGGTCCGTGAGCTGGAGAAGAAGTTCTCCGGCAAGCACGTCGTGTTCATCGGCGAGCGTCGCATCCTGCCCAAGCCCCAGCGCGGCCGCCGTGACCCCAACAAGCAGAAGCGTCCACGATCCCGCACTCTGACCGCCGTCTACGATGCCATCCTGGAGGATCTGGTCTTCCCGGCTGAAGTCGTCGGCAAGCGTATGCGCGTCAAGCTGGACGGATCGCAGCTGATCAAGGTGCACCTGGACAAGAACCAGCAGACCACCATTGAACACAAGGTAAGTTCGCACACCATTCCGCTATTATCTGTCTCCTGTTGAGCATCACCTACATTCGGAGTGATTCGTCACAACTAGGAATCATTTCGTCTATACGATGCTTAGATCAAAAGCCAGTATTCCTCCACCCGTTGCTTTACTGTATTTGCAAAAGTCTAGCGGCTGAAAGAGGGATGCACATCTTTTCGATTCTATAACATTTCTCCAAagaccatttcccggaaatccATTTTCTAGAACAGTCCTGACCAACCTTCTCTAATCGTTCTTAGAATACTCATAAAATTTCCTGATTTTACGAGAATCCAGTGCAGGATtctattgaaaattattcttaGGATTCCGTCAGGAACCCACCCAATACTCATTTTACCCCTTTGCTTCCCAAAGCTTTGTTCGATCATACAATAGTCAAAAAAGGTTTAAACAAATTGCTTGAACAAAAGTTcatggtgtctactacctggaaaaacctggaaaacctggaatcatcagggaattttattcaacctggaaaaacctggaattctcagggaattttggatacactcagggaaattatttagAAACATTAATAGATGGTAGAATATGTCGGTTTTGTGACACAAAATCTCatcaatcaaaaaattttcggctgtgccgctatcaaaacgctatTTGACATGTTCAGTCCTTTCAACGATTTTTAATTAATCAGCATAACACATGTTTCGACCAGGAATCTTAAGATTGCCAAATTGGTGAAGGCAAGTACAGCTCCAATTAGGAGTCATGAGCAGTTGATAAgttaaaaacaatcaaaaaatttaacaaaattgttatacaaaaataataaacattgTAGGAAATGAGCAAACATGACAACAGGCACGAAACAGTTATTTCTCAAGTAAGTAAATTTTCTTTtgaggtgaagataaatcgaagccaaacctcaaattttcaagagcacgaatctggagaaccgaacatccgtttaagctgaaaacttaatcgattggtcacgagCTGgtaatgaccaatcgattaagttttcagctcaaacgggtattcggttctccagattcgtgctcttgaaaatttgaagtttggcttcgatttatcttcaccttaaagtttATCGATTTATCTTAACCTTAAAGTCTTGATGCAAATCTTCATTTTTGGTTATGGTCCTTAAAGTctgtatttcaataaaaattatctttaaagtcactttttaattttcttgcagtgatttctgatgcaaaattctaaaGGATCCAAAGAAACCTACAAAAACTATAAGGCAACTTGTCCACaagttttttatgatatttttattaaaactcGCGAATAATGTTTCAGTAATTCTAGTCATTTCTTTAGTGGTTTCTTGTTGAATACTTTCAGAAATGACTCCAGAGATActaccagcgatttttcaatggCTGCTTAGACTAATTTCTTCTAATCGGGTCCAAAAATTCTAGAGCACTCCAACGCCTCCACAAATGTTTATtacagagtttttgaaaaaaaaatcgtttcgacatttttccacaaaatcctacaataattcctaagCCGATTGTGTCCAGGCATTTtgataaggttttttttttcaaatattcatccaCTATTGCTTTCAGGAATTGATCCAAAAATCCGTCAGGCATTAATCGATGATATATATTATAAACTTTCCTCGAGAAACCTCGAGCATATCATCGAAATATTGTTGCTGCGATTCAAACATTTctctaataattttcaaataaaattaccCAATCTCCttggattcttcaaaactttagTTCGGTCTGAATTTCTCCAAGTAATTTCTTAAAATCGTTTTATAGGACATTATTTAAAGattcttgttaatttttaaaatattttaggaAAATATTATCAAAGAGGATCTCGTAAGAATTCATCAAGACGTACTTAGAACTCACACAAGACTCATCTGAGGTcactctaggattttctttcgaaattaaactcatttttttaattttctccataacaatctaaaaaataacttaatacTTCGCTGGATGAAAGAATATTTAAAGACTATTTTgagaaaccaaaaaaaaaatggtattcCTGAATGAATTTTGAACTCTTGTGAAGATGCTCTAAAGGGAAATTAATGGAATAACTTTTGGATGGATGATTCCCGATGTGATTATTCCTAAAATATCCAGATTGAATTATTGAAGGTATATTAAAcgaaattcatggaagaattacTTAGAAATCTCAAGACAAACTCCGGAAGAGATCTGCGGAGTAATATGTGAAGAAATCTATAGTAAATCGAGCTgttatacttgtcgtaatgtcatgaTGAACTCCGAAAAAGGCCTtagaattattttaagaaaaatgtctGTTCAACTTAGGAATCAAACGCTCATGTCGTGCTTcctcttcagtttttttttgtcaaggcAGAggtctacaaagttttcatttcTAATATGGTCATACTACCAAAGAAAATATACGAAAAATGCTCTCCAGAAATCCTGAATCCCATTTTAAGGGaaaggatattttttcttaagaTCGAATAGActattttttcatatctgaCTTTGATGATTTAaggcactttcagatcatttgataaaCTTTCTTGATTTTCGTGgcaatttaataaaaatcaccATTTTTTTTCCTATGTTTACACTATGAACACAACAGAtaattgttttttattgaagtgaaaaaaaactttgaaatttattgtaagatacatttattttcaaagattcctttcatttgaaaaaagttttagtcatttaaaattgactatttttatattttgagggATTTCtttaacctggaattattttttaaaacctggaaatctcagggaatttcatttctgtaaatgagtagacaccctgaagtTGTTGCAAATAagttaaattattcaaattatctgtacgaaattttgcttcaaaatcaatgattagttgtttttttttctcaataatttGACAATTATATTGATGTTTGATGAGACTAATGCGCATATACATTTATTCCAATCATTATTAAGTTAAGCGTTCTGCAATCCCAAGTAAGACGATTCGTTTTTTCGTGGCGCCGGTGAAGCCCCCGCTTCGAGttgtgcgagtgcgaaaagatattcgtgttcagtcgaggatggatcaccaactgatgagctcgtttcatgcttatggtAACACGCTTCTATCGTGGCAATGTCacgtttatgtaattttaaaacaaactatggataaTTCGTCACTACAATTGACAATGTTAATACTCACATAGGGTacagattcactttggcatgggaggtTTTTATTGGCCGACTCGTCTGAAACATTGCAATaataagcacttcaatacgacgcatattgtggccaaatatgaactcAGTAGCTTAAAAAAACActtccgaagtgaatcaaaagggGTCCGACTCCCTACCTCTTTTTTTCGTCATTACTTTGTATAGTTCGCATTATGGATGTCGACGCACTGTTTAATCTCCTACAAATATTTAACAACTAACGacaaactaaacattacatattgCAATGGATAAATCGAAATAAAATTCGCAAAAAATTTACACGTCTTCACGGTGAGAGTCGATCTACCGACTTCCTGTttagttttacggtagttgttaaaacttTTATTAAGCTGGTTATCTGTTAGCGATAAATCATAGTTAAAAAGTATTTCTACAAATATGTTTTCACCACGAGACAAAAATGTATGACTAGTTTTGAGTAAGAGTCGTAGTTTTCCTCCTTATCCTTGGATTAATGCACCATGACTCTCAGGGAACtgattgcagatttcccccttgtaataAATGGGTCGTATCACCGACCAAAGGGTGATCCCTAATAGACACCCCTCCCGTGGTGATTgcgaagatgcagaggtattctcggtctctggaaacaaaaatcattacacagtaacattccttccctaccTCAACtgtcaataatcaataatcaaGGCCTGCTAAAATATGTACTTCGAGACTAACCGGAAAAtgccatcccttattcatttggattgtGGGGCCAAATGTGGAAGTTGGCCTTCCttatccgagtggttagagtccgcggctactaagcaaaaccatactgaaggtgtatgggttcgatttccggtcgaaccaggatcttttcgtgtaggaaattttcttggcttccctgggcatggagtatcatggtatctgccacacaatatacggatgcggaaatggcaacttcgacaaaaaaagctctcagttaataactgtggaagtgctcattaaacactaagctgagtaaaaggctctgtcctagtgcgaacgtaatgtcaagaacaagaagaaatgtaattcttaccagttccgatcaatcacggagtatcaaccattgacatgtgcagtcagtctatgctatgctttgtAATGGTTCTcaggggaatgttatagaatcctTCTTTTCAACAATCATCGATTCAGTTTCAATCGTAAACATCATTCTAATCGAAATTTTTCGCTCTTTCTCTCCATCCAGGTCGACACCTTCACGTCAGTGTACAAGAAGCTGACCGGACGTGACGTTACGTTCGAATTCCCGGAGCCCTACCTATAAACTATTACAACCAATAGTTGCTAGAAATTAATCTAATAAGTGAGCGCGCGCGGAAGGTTGGTaaaactgaagaaaaaaaactatgtaCGGAACTAGGGTGTGCATAAATCATCTTTGTGCTGCATCGTTCGCCCCCTTTAAATAAAGACCCTCACCAAACGGAGGGACAAGAACAGTTTACAGGTGTATTGGAAAACAATTTCTAACAGTTGAACAGAGTTTGGACTGGTGTGCAGATAGAGAAATGCCTTTTTTTTGCCGTAATGAAGATTGTGGTGTCCTCtgcgtggtttatggacaaaaggtcgaagggacaaaaggttgaaaacgatttgcatggtgcaggatgtccatccatccgggaaaagcgggaaaaacacGGGAATTACAACTGTCCGGGAAATTGCAGAACACTCCGGGAAAGACACTAGAAATTTTTTCCAAAGGATGCATGACTAGACACGGTTTCTAGTACATTTATAGCCAAAAAATTGTTAGTTTCAAGGAGATATCTttgacaggtttttttttcacaattgtaACCGATTTCTTGTAGAATGCTTTGCAAATTTCTGACAGTGCATCGTTGAGATCCTTGAAAAGTGTTTGAGTATTTAGGTATTTCTGGCAAGGTTCTTGATCAGATGCTTTATAAATTACTATTGAGATTCATGGCACATTTTTGATGACATCTTTTCGGGAATTCTAAATGGATTCGAGGCGATAATTGAAAATTAACTTTGGAAAATCACTGCAAAGACTGCACTGATTGCAAATGAGATTTTTAGTGGATTTTAAAAAAGAGTTTTGgtgaatttgttttgaaatttcgtGCAAAATTCTAGCGGTTTGTAAAAAGTTAAGttaaaagatttttgaaaaatttctaggaGGATCAAAGTGGTTTTCCATTTAACCGAATTTCTAGACACATTCATGAGGAATTACTTTTTGGttgatttctggaggaatacatATGGATTCTTGAAGAAGCTTTGTTTGCATTACTAGCTTGACTCATCCATGGTAACGAGATTTTGTATTGATGTCtacatatttacattatttctgAAACTCTCTGCGTATTGCTTAATGAATTCAGGAGGAGCTTTTTGATGAATGGATGAATGGCAAAGTCTCTTGGGCAGATTTATGTTTATTTCTTGACACCATTCTTGGCAAAATCTTTGATGGATTCCTGGGAAGATGGTTGTTTGGAGTTATGTCATTATGTTTCGCAAGCAAGCAATCAAATGTTTTTTGGCGAGATGTCGTTTCTGTCATAATAATCTCTTTTTGGATCCACCAAGAGTTCCATCAGatttagaatttctccaggaattagcTATTGATTATTTCTAACGCATATTTTTGAAGGCATTCTTATTGTAATTGTAGTTCTAATTTATTGGTAAATCTACATGTTAGAATTTGTACCTTCGATTAATGTCAAGCAACATCATATTAGAGGATAAGTTATTTATTATAAGCATTGTTAATTTGTTGTACAATCATCTGAATTAAGATACACAGAGCAGTTTGTTTATATCATtccaaaatttcatataaattcttGTGGGTATTTTGGCCCTTTCGATAGGTTATTTCTACCATGCCAAATATTAATATTCAAGGAAAACTAAAATCCAATgcgattttttgaaaacaaatttaaaatgatatagggtgcagaaccacttgggcacttccatgattcactttggcatagggggattttctcggccgaatcgtctgaaattttgcaataaggagcacttcagtacgacgcatattgtggccaaaaatTAGCTCTGTAGcattcaaaaaaccccacttccgaaatgaatcaaaagtgccaagaataggatccggctccctaggtatctaaaaattgaaaacttggTCTAAAAGTGAGTGTAGCAAACATTAAGTTCAGACTATCAATGAAAGTTTACGTAAAACATCCTTAGTGTtggtttttcagattttttaacctctgtattcaaaattttctttatttttctgaGATTAAGTCGATATTTGACGAGTTTGTATGACAAAAcgtaaaagttgcaaatgtgtcGATTAGTTCTGTACtatacaatattttatttaataagaGTTAGTGATTGGATTCAAATAATCTACTCTATTTAATTCAATATTTATTAATCTGCAATGACATTGCTAATATTTTCCAATGTTTGACAATTTAGGGTAAATTGCTAaaaaatgctcgctaattgttgaacacgccataaggaatacacggaCTGTTCAACAACGTTGAAAGTATCAAAACTTTCTATTAAAACTGTTCAAACAATATGAAGTCGCAGAACCAAGATGTCACCGATTCTAAACTTTCaggcatccgggaaaaatccgtgAATTCGAAAACTGATTTTGTAGGGTTGGAATTTTTTCTTTCTTtggaaaaagattttcgaccttttgtcatagattccgtcTGCGTTGTTGGTGAGCTGTTGGAATGACGTGTTTCGGGAGGCGATGTCGTTACTCTAAGCCAGGGCTGTTAAATGCAGGGTTGCGGATATGGCGCGAATTTGAAAGTCAATTTGGACCTTTACCGCGGACTCAGTTTTAACCAGCGAAGTTCTAGTTTCATTTGTCAGAGTATCCAAATTTTGAGATGGAGCAGATGAGTATTAGCGGGAAGTCCTGTACGCTCGGACACTTATTGTAGCaaattaataattaaaaaagtacattattttttaatttgaattttgttgcTAATTGAAAGATCTATAATTGagcaagcgaaaaaaaaaaatgtgacacgATAAGGCGAAACAGGTTAGAATCATaattcaataatgtaccaaaactttgaattcacaaatctcgcgaaagtgGCATCAACCTAAAGTGCAATTTCTATTTAAGATTTGTCCACTACcataaagcttaaaataagaagattgactTTGTACGTTCATTATTTCAACAGATTACACTaatagtgcctttgaaatcgtgagtaggggcacaagccggtcattgtacctgccatgtttggattccgagatgtgtcaccttgaacctttaaaatttgattttgaaagcTATAACACTTACTTTTTGTACAAATATGCATACTTTTTTGGGTGTCTTCTGTGCCCGGACactaaatttctgaaaaaaaaggttTAGTGTCCGGGCATATGTGCCCCCTATAGGGGGCTGTACCATACAGGACTCTCCCCGACTATTGAAACATAATTTATCTCTAAATTTATACTagtttccggggaaatcccccagtaccggacacctaagccACTGAATTCATAATTGAAAAACTATTCATTTTTTGTGCCCTCGATGCCTATCATCATTTTTGTAGCGTAcacaaataaatttttaaacataaatatgaattttggcaTTGCATTTTAATGACGTATTTCAGTACCAAATTGACCAATCTTAAAAGGGTgctcccaataccggacacgatttAGAAATGCATAGGAATCTGTAAATTTGCACATCATATAATGTTTTTACTCTGGACATAGCATTTGATTGCCAATTCTATGGATTTGGTAGATTCGTAAGAGTTATCTGAGTTTCACTTAATCTGCAAGTCGTTCATCATAacacctctttcatatatgattagactggcccagcttagtatgggagaaaaataaagttgtataattccacggggcacccaccaggattattctttagggttagaggaagacttcccgaaagtttcagctcatttggtcgttccacgagctggcgcaattgaattgaagttaatatgggattttcagctccaacatacaggaaacagcacatcatctcctgtttgagtcaggaaaattgttgatcgcgttcaattgaacccagaatgtcaaaaacactacttgatactatagcaaacaatattgtagaaggttgtatgatgattaaaattgagaaagttggtgttttaactatctgaagtagatttgcaataatgcatggtattc
It contains:
- the LOC5572090 gene encoding 40S ribosomal protein S7, giving the protein MVFGSKVIKAGGAEPDAFEGQIGQAILELEMNSDLKPQLRDLYITRAREIEFNSKKAIVIYVPVPKQKAFQKVQTRLVRELEKKFSGKHVVFIGERRILPKPQRGRRDPNKQKRPRSRTLTAVYDAILEDLVFPAEVVGKRMRVKLDGSQLIKVHLDKNQQTTIEHKVDTFTSVYKKLTGRDVTFEFPEPYL